DNA from Stenotrophomonas acidaminiphila:
AAATCCTGGTCGCCACCGACGTGGCCGCGCGCGGCCTGCACATCGACGGCATCAAGTACGTCTACAACTACGACCTGCCGTTCGATGCCGAGGACTACGTGCACCGCATCGGTCGCACCGCGCGGCTGGGCGAGGAGGGCGACGCGATCAGCTTTGCCTGCGAACGCTATGCGATGAGCCTGCCGGACATCGAAGCCTACATCGAGCAGAAGATTCCCTCCGAGCCGGTCACCAAGGAGCTGTTGACCCCGCTGCCGCGCCCGCAACGCGCGGCACCAGCCGAGGGCGAAGAGAACGAAAGCGTGGGCGCGATCTTCCGCGAGGCGCGCGAAGCCCGTGCTGCCGAGGAAGAGCGCCGCGGTGGTGGCCGCAGCGGTGGGCGTTCCGGCGCCGGCCGTGGCGAGCGCCGCGATGGCGATCGCAAGCCGCGTGGCCCGCGCAAGCCGCGCGTCGAGGGCGAGCAGGGAGCGGCCGCGGCCGAACCCGCCGCCGCTCCGCGCCCGCCCCGCCCGCCGCGTGCCGAAGGCGCGCCGGAGGCCGCGGTGGAAGGCGAGCGCGCGCCGCGCAAGCGTCGCCGTCGTCGCCACGGGCGTCCGGTCGAGGGCGCCGAAGCCGCCGTCGCCGCGCCCGCGGTTGCGGCCGGCAACGGCCCGGTGCAGGTGCCGGCCACGCCGATGCGCGCGTCCGGCAATGACAGCGACTCGTTCCTGACCCGCCTGGGGCGCAAGATCCGGCGGATGCTGTCGGGCGATTGATCGAGCGCGCCGGCGCCTGGCCGGCGCCGTTGTCGTTCCGCGCCCGCGCCCGGCAGCGCGATGCACGCCGCGCTCCGGCTCCGGCATAATCGCCGCATGAGCGTCCTGCGTTTCGACAATGTCAGCAAGCACTACGCGGGCGGCCACCAGGCGCTGGTGGACGTCAGCTTCGAGGTGGCGGCCGGCGAGATGCTGTTCGTCACCGGCCATTCCGGTGCCGGCAAGAGCACCTTGCTGAAGCTGATCCATCTCAGCGAGCGCCCGACCCGTGGCGCCGTGCTGTTCGGCGAGCGCAACCTGCTCAAGGTGCGCGGCGGCAAGGTGGCGCTGCACCGTCGTGAAGTCGGCGCGGTGCACCAGGACCACCGCCTGCTGATCGACCGCAGCGTCGGCGAGAACGTGGCATTGCCGCTGATCCTGCGTGGCGACCGTCGCGCCGACACCGGCAAGCGGGTGCGCTCGGTGCTCGAGCGCATGGGCCTGGGCCATCGCGAGAAGGCGCTGCCCACGCAGCTGTCGGCCGGCGAACAGCAGCGCGTGGGCATCGCCCGCGCGATCGTCGCCGAACCCAGGCTGCTGGTGGCCGACGAGCCGACCGGCAACCTCGACCCGACCCTGGCCGCGGAGATCATGGCCCTGTTCGCCGAACTGCCCGGGCGCGGCACCAGCGTGCTGGTGGTCAGCCACGACCTGCCGCTGCTCAAGCGCATGCGCAAGCGCGTGCTGATCCTGGACCACGGTCGCCTGGTGGACGACATCTCGCCGCAGGACCTGGCCGAATGAGCAGCAATCCGGACAACAAGGACGCCGCGGGCAAGGCCGCCGCGCATGCCACGCCCGCGCCGTCGCGGCTGCGCGTGTGGTTCGCCCACCACCTGCACAGCGTGGTCTTCAGCCTCGGTCGCGCGCTGCGCAAGCCATGGGCGACGGTGCTGACCGTGGCGGTGATGGCGCTGGCCCTGGCGCTGCCGCTGGGGCTGTCGATCGCGCTGGACAACCTGAAGCTGTTCGCCGGCAGCGTGCAGCAGTCGCGCGACATCAATCTGTTCCTCAAGCCGGAAGTCGACGGCGCCACCGCGCAGGACGTGGCCGCGGGCCTGCGCTCGCGTGCCGACGTGGCCGGCGTGGTGCTGCGTACGCCGGACGAAGGCCTGGCCGAACTGCGCCAGAGCGCGGGGCTGGGCGAGGCGATCGACGCACTCGGCGAGAACCCGCTGCCGACACTGCTGATCGTCACTCCGGCCGGGGACCAGGACATGGCCCTGGCCAGCGCGCTGCAGGCGCTGCCGCAGGCCGACCTGGTCCAGCACGACGCACTGTGGCGCCAGCGCCTGGACGCCTGGCTCGGCTTCGGCACGCGTCTGGTGCAGGTGCTGTCGCTGCTGCTGGGGCTGGGCGCGGTGCTGGTGGTCGGCAATACCGTGCGCCTGGACATCCAGGCGCGGCGCGAGGAAATCGGCGTGCTGCAGCTGCTGGGCGCCAGCGACGGCTTCATCCGTCGCCCCTTCGTCTACCTGGGCGCCTGGTACGGCCTGGGCGCGGGCGCATTGGCGCTGGCGCTGGTGGGTGCCTGCGGCCTGGCCCTGCGCCCGCCGCTGGCCGCGCTGACCGGCAGTTATGGCAGTACCTTCACCCTGCATGGGCTCGATGCCCTGCATTCGGGGCTGGTGCTGCTGGGGACGGTGATCCTGGGGTGGCTGGGGGCGTGGCTGGTGACCGGGCACTTCCTCAGGCAGACTCGCCCGACCGATACCTGACACGCGCATGTCCACGCACGAACTCAAGCATCTGATCAGCGACGCCCCGCGGGTGATGGTGGTCGATGGCTCAAAACTGGTGCGCAAGCTGATCTCCGATGTGCTGCAGCGCGAGCTGCCGGACGTGGAGGTGGTGGGCTGCGCCGGCATCGAGGAAGCGCGCGCGGCGCTGGCGACCGGCCCGGTGCACCTGGTCACTACCTCGCTGGCCTTGCCCGACGGCGATGGCCTGGCGCTGGCGCGCAGCGTGCGCGAGGCGGCCGGGCAGGCCTACGTGCCGGTGATCGTGGTATCCGGCGATGCGCAGCGCCACCTGGAGCAGCGCCGCTTCAACGAGTTCGTCACCGACTATTTCGACAAGGCGCTGGGCCACGAGGCGCTGGCGACCTTCATCCGCGGCTACGTGCAGCCCGAGCCGGTGCCCGGCGCGACCGTGCTGTATGTCGAGGACAGCCGGGTGGTGGCCGAAGCCACCAAGCGCATGCTCGAGCGTCACGACCTGCACGTGGTGCACGTGCTCACCGCCGAGGATGCGTTTTCGCTGCTGACCGCCGAGTCGCTTGGGCGCACCACCCGGCGCATCGACCTGGTGCTCACCGACGTCACCCTCAAGGGCGAGCTCAACGGCCGCGACGTGGTCGAGCGCGTGCGCATCGACTTCGGTTACGGCAAGCGCCGCCTGCCGGTGCTGGTGATGACCGGCGACAGCAACCCGCACAACCAGTCCGCGCTGCTGCAGGCCGGTGCCAACGACCTGGTGCAGAAGCCGATCGAGGAGCGCCTGCTGGTGACCAAGGTGCTGTTCCAGCTGCGCCTGACCCGGCTGGCGCAACCGGCCGTGGCGCTGTGAGCGCAGCGCCGAACATCCAGCTCGAGCCGGGCTGGAAGGCGCGTATCGGCGACTGGCTGCTGCGCCCTGACATGCGCGAACTGGCGGCCTTCCTGCGCCAGCGCAAGGCCGCCGGGGCGCGGGTGTTCCCGCCGGGGCCGCAGATATTCGCCGCGTTCGACGCGACCCCGTTCGAGCAGGTGAAGGTGGTGGTGCTCGGCCAGGACCCGTACCACGGCGCCGGCCAGGCCCATGGCCTGTGCTTTTCGGTGATGCCGGGGTGCCGGTGCCGCCGTCGCTGCTGAACATCTACAAGGAGCTGGAAGGCGACGCCAGCGTCGCGCCGCCGTTCCAGCGCCCGGACCACGGCTGCCTGCTGCCGTGGACGCGGCAGGGGGTGTTGCTGCTCAACGCCGTGCTGACGGTCGAGGAAGGCCGCGCCGGCGCCCACCAGGGCAAGGGCTGGGAGGGCTTCACCGACCACGTGGTCGATATCCTCAACCGCGAGCGCGAAGGCCTGGTGTTCCTGCTCTGGGGCAGCTACGCGCAGGCCAAGGGCAAGGTCATCGACACCCGCCGCCACCGCGTGCTGAAGGCGCCGCATCCTTCGCCGCTGTCGGCCCACCGCGGCTTCCTCGGCTGCCGCCATTTCTCCCAGGCCAACGAGTACCTGGTCCGC
Protein-coding regions in this window:
- a CDS encoding cell division protein FtsX, which encodes MSSNPDNKDAAGKAAAHATPAPSRLRVWFAHHLHSVVFSLGRALRKPWATVLTVAVMALALALPLGLSIALDNLKLFAGSVQQSRDINLFLKPEVDGATAQDVAAGLRSRADVAGVVLRTPDEGLAELRQSAGLGEAIDALGENPLPTLLIVTPAGDQDMALASALQALPQADLVQHDALWRQRLDAWLGFGTRLVQVLSLLLGLGAVLVVGNTVRLDIQARREEIGVLQLLGASDGFIRRPFVYLGAWYGLGAGALALALVGACGLALRPPLAALTGSYGSTFTLHGLDALHSGLVLLGTVILGWLGAWLVTGHFLRQTRPTDT
- a CDS encoding cell division ATP-binding protein FtsE, producing MSVLRFDNVSKHYAGGHQALVDVSFEVAAGEMLFVTGHSGAGKSTLLKLIHLSERPTRGAVLFGERNLLKVRGGKVALHRREVGAVHQDHRLLIDRSVGENVALPLILRGDRRADTGKRVRSVLERMGLGHREKALPTQLSAGEQQRVGIARAIVAEPRLLVADEPTGNLDPTLAAEIMALFAELPGRGTSVLVVSHDLPLLKRMRKRVLILDHGRLVDDISPQDLAE
- a CDS encoding histidine kinase — its product is MSTHELKHLISDAPRVMVVDGSKLVRKLISDVLQRELPDVEVVGCAGIEEARAALATGPVHLVTTSLALPDGDGLALARSVREAAGQAYVPVIVVSGDAQRHLEQRRFNEFVTDYFDKALGHEALATFIRGYVQPEPVPGATVLYVEDSRVVAEATKRMLERHDLHVVHVLTAEDAFSLLTAESLGRTTRRIDLVLTDVTLKGELNGRDVVERVRIDFGYGKRRLPVLVMTGDSNPHNQSALLQAGANDLVQKPIEERLLVTKVLFQLRLTRLAQPAVAL